From Cryptomeria japonica unplaced genomic scaffold, Sugi_1.0 HiC_scaffold_28, whole genome shotgun sequence, a single genomic window includes:
- the LOC131861601 gene encoding phospholipase A1-Igamma1, chloroplastic-like translates to MAVFPLPQLEDNAVLLPSSQTNSTQPQLCDVWRDIQGAHNWNGLLDPMVPNLKAEALRYGNLAQLCYDAFDGKSYSKNYGTCYHSKRDLFNKMGMSESGYQVTKYVYANTNLLNQVFGEKPKDQGVWLGFIAVCTDPNEIRRLGRRDIVIAWRGTQTAEEWIEDLRDILVPTRLSYRCKRTGKNQEHHFADGVLIERGFLSCYTSTVRHRQGAAGATVNISTRDLVVSEIERLIQVYEKEMDNLSITFTGHSLGAALATLSAYDIKQMLCTKHNFHQIPVTVFAFASPRVGNLAFAKRVEEIGVKVLRFVNKRDVVPKVPGVCMNENVGCLSKLLHWLPWTYFHVGFELPLHNNSPFIQHTHNLAYFHNLELYLHLLDGYVGSKQPFSWSGRDHALVNKSCDLLREKYEIPPKWWQEQNKGLVKGPDGKWTQPSEEE, encoded by the coding sequence ATGGCCGTATTTCCATTGCCCCAGCTTGAAGATAATGCTGTATTATTACCCAGTTCCCAAACTAACTCAACGCAGCCTCAGCTATGTGACGtatggagagatatacaaggtgcCCATAATTGGAATGGTTTGCTTGATCCCATGGTGCCCAATTTGAAAGCTGAAGCTCTCAGATATGGGAATTTGGCACAGCTTTGTTACGACGCATTTGATGGCAAAAGCTACTCCAAAAACTACGGCACATGTTATCACAGTAAAAGAGATCTGTTCAATAAGATGGGCATGTCTGAAAGTGGCTACCAAGTCACTAAATATGTTTACGCCAATACTAATCTGTTAAATCAAGTTTTTGGTGAGAAACCAAAAGACCAAGGTGTTTGGTTGGGTTTTATTGCAGTTTGCACGGATCCAAATGAGATAAGAAGGCTTGGACGACGAGACATAGTGATTGCATGGAGAGGAACTCAGACTGCTGAAGAATGGATAGAAGACCTGAGAGATATTCTTGTACCTACAAGATTATCCTATAGATGCAAGAGGACAGGCAAAAACCAAGAGCATCATTTCGCGGATGGAGTACTAATTGAGAGAGGATTCCTGAGCTGCTATACTTCAACTGTCCGTCACCGTCAAGGCGCTGCAGGAGCCACTGTGAACATCAGCACCAGAGATTTGGTAGTCTCAGAGATAGAACGATTGATTCAAGTTTATGAAAAAGAGATGGACAATTTAAGCATAACATTTACGGGACACAGCTTAGGAGCTGCTCTTGCAACCTTGAGCGCTTATGATATCAAACAAATGCTTTGCACCAAGCATAATTTTCATCAAATTCCCGTCACCGTCTTCGCTTTTGCCTCTCCCCGGGTGGGAAATCTTGCGTTTGCTAAACGGGTGGAGGAGATTGGAGTGAAAGTGCTGAGGTTTGTGAACAAGCGTGACGTGGTTCCCAAAGTGCCCGGAGTTTGTATGAACGAGAACGTGGGATGCCTCAGCAAATTGCTGCATTGGCTTCCGTGGACATACTTTCATGTTGGCTTCGAGCTTCCTTTACACAACAATTCTCCATTCATTCAGCACACCCATAATCTTGCCTACTTTCATAATTTAGAGCTTTACTTGCATTTACTGGACGGGTATGTTGGAAGTAAGCAGCCGTTTTCTTGGAGTGGAAGAGATCATGCTCTGGTTAATAAGAGCTGTGATTTATTGCGCGAGAAATATGAAATTCCTCCAAAATGGTGGCAGGAACAGAACAAGGGCCTCGTTAAAGGTCCAGATGGCAAATGGACGCAGCCATCAGAAGAGGAATAA